One segment of Rosa chinensis cultivar Old Blush chromosome 6, RchiOBHm-V2, whole genome shotgun sequence DNA contains the following:
- the LOC112170887 gene encoding B3 domain-containing protein Os01g0723500 isoform X2, protein MGRKILRKVTEKKRPTFFQLIHPRLTTEHLRIPPKFTLKYIAKDLSERATLKLERSSECSWSVIVRKSGRDVYFKDGWQEFLRDNSLGDKEFLVFIYDGKMRFSVKIFNKNGCERMDFHNIKAHQNSTVSKSNKRPRGRPRKCSKADSADKEVKEVEEEEDYNDNPAQEYAELFESEVRQFTSTIYVPHNVSSNLIDNEVTII, encoded by the exons ATGGGGAGGAAAATACTCAGGAAAGTTACTGAGAAGAAGAGGCCTACCTTCTTCCAGCTTATTCATCCTCGTCTCACAACTGAACATCTG AGAATCCCACCTAAATTCACCCTGAAGTACATTGCAAAAGATCTGTCTGAAAGGGCAACATTGAAATTGGAGCGATCTTCAGAGTGTTCATGGAGTGTGATAGTGAGGAAATCAGGAAGAGATGTGTATTTCAAGGATGGGTGGCAGGAGTTCTTGAGAGATAACTCCTTGGGTGACAAAGAATTCTTAGTGTTCATCTACGATGGAAAAATGCGATTCAGCGTAAAGATTTTCAACAAGAATGGGTGTGAGAGAATGGATTTCCATAACATTAAAGCACATCAAAATTCCACAGTTTCTAAGAGTAATAAAAGGCCTAGGGGTAGACCAAGAAAATGTAGCAAAGCCGATTCAG CTGATAAAGAGGTCaaagaagtagaagaagaagaagattacaaTGACAACCCTGCTCAGGAATATGCTGAATTGTTTGAATCTGAAGTCCGCCAGTTTACAAGCACCATTTATGTACCTCACAATGTG agtAGTAACCTTATTGATAATGAGGTTACAATTATCTAA
- the LOC112170887 gene encoding B3 domain-containing protein Os01g0723500 isoform X1, whose product MGRKILRKVTEKKRPTFFQLIHPRLTTEHLRIPPKFTLKYIAKDLSERATLKLERSSECSWSVIVRKSGRDVYFKDGWQEFLRDNSLGDKEFLVFIYDGKMRFSVKIFNKNGCERMDFHNIKAHQNSTVSKSNKRPRGRPRKCSKADSADKEVKEVEEEEDYNDNPAQEYAELFESEVRQFTSTIYVPHNVSIPKSFSTEYLSPGEVSLRNSKGKEWVVKIVDSNGKLCFSAGWKAFAEANQIKFHDVCTFQLVSEKRLVVHICRK is encoded by the exons ATGGGGAGGAAAATACTCAGGAAAGTTACTGAGAAGAAGAGGCCTACCTTCTTCCAGCTTATTCATCCTCGTCTCACAACTGAACATCTG AGAATCCCACCTAAATTCACCCTGAAGTACATTGCAAAAGATCTGTCTGAAAGGGCAACATTGAAATTGGAGCGATCTTCAGAGTGTTCATGGAGTGTGATAGTGAGGAAATCAGGAAGAGATGTGTATTTCAAGGATGGGTGGCAGGAGTTCTTGAGAGATAACTCCTTGGGTGACAAAGAATTCTTAGTGTTCATCTACGATGGAAAAATGCGATTCAGCGTAAAGATTTTCAACAAGAATGGGTGTGAGAGAATGGATTTCCATAACATTAAAGCACATCAAAATTCCACAGTTTCTAAGAGTAATAAAAGGCCTAGGGGTAGACCAAGAAAATGTAGCAAAGCCGATTCAG CTGATAAAGAGGTCaaagaagtagaagaagaagaagattacaaTGACAACCCTGCTCAGGAATATGCTGAATTGTTTGAATCTGAAGTCCGCCAGTTTACAAGCACCATTTATGTACCTCACAATGTG TCAATCCCGAAAAGCTTCTCTACAGAGTATCTTTCTCCGGGTGAGGTCTCCCTGAGAAACTCAAAGGGGAAAGAATGGGTAGTGAAAATTGTCGATTCGAATGGAAAACTCTGCTTTTCTGCAGGTTGGAAGGCTTTTGCAGAAGCCAACCAAATCAAGTTCCATGATGTATGCACGTTTCAGCTTGTGAGTGAAAAGAGATTGGTGGTTCACATTTGTAGGAAGTGA
- the LOC112169248 gene encoding cell division cycle protein 48 homolog yields the protein MTNQREGTNKRDFSTAILDRKKAPNRLVVDEAVVDDNSTIQLCPETMEKLQLFRGDTVLIKGKKHRDTICIALADDTCEEPKIRMNKVVRNNLRVRLGDVVSIHQCADVKYGNRVHILPIDDTIEGITGNLFDAYLKPYFQEAYRPVRKGDLFLVRGGMRSVEFKVVETDPPEYCVVASDTEIFCEGEPVRRDDEERLDEVGYDDIGGVRKQMAQIRELVELPLRHPQLFKSIGVKPPKGILLYGPPGTGKTLIARAVANETGAFFFCINGPEIMSKMAGESESNLRKAFEEAEKNAPSIIFIDEIDSIAPKREKTNGEIERRIVSQLLTLMDGLKSRAHVIVMAATNRPNSIDPALRRFGRFDREIDIGVPDEVGRLEVLHIHTKNMKLAEDVDLERVAKDTHGYVGADLAALSTEAALQCIREKMDVIDLEDETIDAEVLNSMAVTNEHFQTALGTSNPSALRETVVEVPNVTWDAIGGLENVKRELQETVQYPVEHPEKFEKFGMSPSKGVLFYGPPGCGKTLLAKAIANECQANFISIKGPELLTMWFGESEANVREIFDKARASAPCVLFFDELDSIATKRGSSAGDSGGADRVLNQLLTEMDGVSAKKTVFIIGATNRPDIIDPALLRPGRLDQLLYIPLPDEESRYQIFKSCLRKSPVSKYVDLSALAKHTPGFSGADITEICQRACKYAIRDNIEKDIERERRRSENPEIMEDDENEVAEITAAHFEESMKYARRSVSDADILKYQAFATTLHQARGFGADEFRFPSGSGAAIGSDPFATTNAGEADEDLYD from the coding sequence ATGACGAACCAACGTGAAGGAACAAATAAGCGGGACTTCAGCACCGCGATTCTGGACCGCAAGAAGGCTCCAAATCGCCTTGTTGTCGATGAAGCAGTGGTGGATGACAACTCCACCATCCAACTCTGCCCGGAGACCATGGAGAAGCTCCAGCTCTTTCGTGGCGACACAGTCTTGATCAAGGGAAAGAAGCATAGAGACACAATCTGTATTGCTCTTGCTGATGACACCTGTGAAGAACCAAAGATAAGGATGAACAAGGTTGTGAGGAACAACCTTAGGGTTAGGCTTGGTGATGTTGTTTCCATTCACCAATGCGCTGATGTCAAGTATGGAAACCGTGTCCACATTCTTCCTATAGATGACACAATCGAAGGGATCACTGGAAATCTGTTTGATGCCTACTTGAAGCCTTATTTCCAGGAAGCCTACCGCCCGGTGAGGAAAGGCGATCTTTTCCTAGTGAGAGGAGGAATGAGGAGTGTGGAGTTCAAGGTTGTTGAGACTGATCCTCCTGAGTATTGTGTGGTTGCTTCAGACACTGAAATTTTCTGCGAGGGAGAACCTGTTAGAAGGGACGATGAGGAAAGATTAGATGAGGTAGGGTATGATGATATTGGTGGAGTTAGGAAACAGATGGCTCAGATTCGCGAATTGGTTGAGCTGCCTCTGAGGCATCCTCAGCTGTTTAAATCAATAGGTGTCAAACCACCAAAGGGTATTCTGCTCTATGGTCCTCCTGGAACTGGAAAgactctaattgcaagagctgTTGCTAATGAAACTGGGGCCTTCTTTTTCTGTATCAATGGACCAGAAATCATGTCCAAGATGGCTGGAGAGAGTGAGAGCAACCTCAGGAAAGCTTTTGAGGAAGCAGAGAAGAATGCACCATCAATCATATTTATTGATGAGATTGATTCCATTGCTCCCAAGAGAGAGAAGACTAATGGAGAAATTGAGAGGAGGATTGTTTCCCAGCTCTTGACACTTATGGATGGACTAAAGTCCCGAGCACATGTAATTGTAATGGCGGCTACTAATCGTCCAAACAGTATTGACCCGGCTCTTAGAAGGTTTGGAAGATTTGATAGGGAAATAGATATTGGTGTTCCAGATGAAGTTGGGCGCCTTGAGGTCCTCCACATTCATACCAAGAACATGAAGCTTGCTGAAGATGTCGATTTAGAAAGGGTTGCCAAGGACACTCACGGTTATGTTGGGGCTGATCTAGCTGCTTTATCAACTGAGGCTGCACTTCAATGCATCCGAGAAAAGATGGATGTGATTGACTTGGAAGATGAGACAATAGATGCTGAGGTACTTAACTCAATGGCGGTTACAAATGAGCACTTCCAAACTGCTCTTGGAACAAGCAACCCATCTGCTCTTCGTGAGACGGTTGTTGAAGTGCCCAATGTCACTTGGGATGCAATTGGAGGTCTGGAAAATGTTAAGAGAGAACTTCAAGAGACTGTTCAATATCCTGTTGAGCACCCGGAGAAATTTGAGAAATTCGGAATGTCACCCTCAAAGGGAGTTCTTTTCTATGGCCCTCCTGGATGCGGTAAAACTCTTCTGGCCAAGGCTATTGCCAATGAGTGTCAGGCAAACTTCATCAGTATCAAGGGACCTGAATTGCTAACCATGTGGTTTGGAGAGAGTGAGGCCAATGTCAGGGAAATATTTGACAAGGCTCGTGCATCGGCTCCATGTGTCCTCTTCTTCGATGAGCTTGATTCCATTGCTACTAAAAGAGGTAGTAGTGCAGGTGATTCTGGAGGTGCTGATAGGGTTTTGAACCAACTCCTTACAGAAATGGATGGAGTGTCTGCCAAGAAAACTGTGTTCATTATTGGGGCAACCAACAGACCTGACATTATAGACCCTGCACTTCTTCGACCAGGACGTCTGGATCAGTTGCTTTACATCCCTCTCCCTGATGAGGAATCTCGCTATCAAATATTCAAGTCTTGCTTGAGGAAATCTCCGGTTTCCAAATATGTGGACCTCAGTGCTCTTGCCAAGCACACACCAGGATTTAGTGGTGCTGATATCACAGAAATATGCCAGCGTGCTTGCAAATATGCCATTAGAGACAACATTGAGAAAGATATCGAGAGGGAGAGGAGGAGAAGTGAGAATCCTGAGATTATGGAAGATGATGAGAATGAAGTAGCTGAGATTACTGCAGCTCATTTTGAGGAATCGATGAAGTATGCTCGCAGGAGCGTCAGTGATGCTGATATCCTCAAGTACCAGGCATTTGCGACTACATTGCACCAGGCAAGAGGGTTTGGAGCAGATGAGTTCAGGTTTCCCAGTGGTTCGGGTGCTGCTATTGGATCTGATCCTTTTGCAACTACTAACGCTGGTGAAGCTGATGAAGATCTTTATGATTAG